A stretch of DNA from Melioribacteraceae bacterium 4301-Me:
GTTGTGATTGAATCCTCTGCTATTAAAATTGATTTCTTTTTCTTTGCCTCTTTTGTCTCAACAAATTCTGAAACTATAGGAGATGGTTGGCTGACTGATGATTTTATTACTTCACTAACGTTTAAAATTGGTACAACTTTACCACCGCCTGTTATAGTTACTGCTGATACTTTTTTTATTTGAGAATATTGTTCTGGTAATGGTTTTACTAATAATTCTTGTTCTGTTAAAATCTCATCTACTAAATATGCAATGCAATTATTTGAATCGCATAGAACAACAATTTGTAAATATCCATTCTTTTCCATCGTGCCATTACTATTAGAAATTCCTAATACATCTGATAATTTTAACAATGGGATTACTTGGTTTGAAATTTTAATGGTTTCTCTATTTCCAATGGTTTTAATTTCTTCCTTCTTAATTCGTGTAACTTGCTTGATATACAGACTTGGGATAACAAATTTATTTTCACCTACACTAACGAACACGCCATGGAAATTAGTTAGCATTACAGGCAGTTCAATAATAAATGTGGTTCCTTTGTTTATTTCAGAACTAACAGACAATGAGCCCCCAATGTTTTCAATTTTCTCTCGTGCAATTGCTAAGCCGAGTCCTCTTCCAGAAAGGTCGGTTACTGCTTGACTCGTAGTAATTCCCGAATAAAAAATTAATGCTAAGGTTTGCTCAGTTGTTAATTTGTCTTTTTCTTCATCTTTAATTATGCCTGACTTAACCGCAGAATCGATTACTTCCCTAAGATCAATTCCTTTGCCATCGTCTGAAATTTTTATTTCGACTTTGTTACTATTTTTCTGTGAAATTTCAATTTTTATTTCACCTTCTTCAGGTTTGCCATTTTTTATTCTTACTGAAGGCTTTTCTATTCCATGGTCAATGCAATTTCTAATAAGATGCATTATTGGAACTTTCAACTCTTCAAGAATTCTTTTGTCAACTTCTATTTCCGAACCTGTAATAAACAAATTTACTTTCTTTTTTTGGTCCTTTGCTGTATCTCTTACAAATCTTTGGAAAACATTTAATATACTTGAAACAGGCTGCATAAGAACCCTTTTCAAATCATACAGCAGACTATCCACCTTAATGCCAAATGAATGTTCTTCTTGTTTAGTGGTTCTTAGTGCCGCGTTTAATTCATGTTCTATTTTGTTGATGAAGTTGCTGCTCAACTTTACTAATTGAATAGTCTTTTCAACTATGGAATTATTTACATCGATGAATTTTGAGGTGGTTTCGTAAAATTCCATTTTCTTGCTAAGTGATTGTATAGCATTTTGAATTTTCCCCTGTTCTTTTTTCCAGTCAATAAATATTTCTTGAATGGATTTAAGTTTATTTATATGTTCGATAAAAGAAAGTTTTGTAGAAAGTAACTCTTCAGCTTGTAGTAAAATATCATCCAATTTTTGAGTAGATACTTTAATTTGATTGTCAAGCAAAGTCATCTGGCTATCTTTTGGATAAGATTCAGATGGTCTTTCTATTGATGAACCATATTGTTCAGAACTAAGAGTTGTATCCGAACTTGTAATACTTTTATTCTTAATTTTTTCTTTTTTCTCTTGGCTTTTAGTTGATATCTCGTCAAGTATTTTTTGAAGTTTTAATGCTTGATTACTAATTGAATTTTTTTCGCTTGAAGAGAGAGATAAATCAATGGTAATTATGAGCTTAGTAATAAAATCGGTGGTTATATATAGAGTATCGAAAATGTCTGAAGAAAGAGGAATCTCCTTTTTTTTAACAGCGTTAAAAACAG
This window harbors:
- a CDS encoding response regulator, with product METNDQKFLKKLLSTFKEEAAEHINVITKGLIELEKNPSEERANKIIETIYREAHSLKGAARSVNISEIEMICGSLESVFNAVKKKEIPLSSDIFDTLYITTDFITKLIITIDLSLSSSEKNSISNQALKLQKILDEISTKSQEKKEKIKNKSITSSDTTLSSEQYGSSIERPSESYPKDSQMTLLDNQIKVSTQKLDDILLQAEELLSTKLSFIEHINKLKSIQEIFIDWKKEQGKIQNAIQSLSKKMEFYETTSKFIDVNNSIVEKTIQLVKLSSNFINKIEHELNAALRTTKQEEHSFGIKVDSLLYDLKRVLMQPVSSILNVFQRFVRDTAKDQKKKVNLFITGSEIEVDKRILEELKVPIMHLIRNCIDHGIEKPSVRIKNGKPEEGEIKIEISQKNSNKVEIKISDDGKGIDLREVIDSAVKSGIIKDEEKDKLTTEQTLALIFYSGITTSQAVTDLSGRGLGLAIAREKIENIGGSLSVSSEINKGTTFIIELPVMLTNFHGVFVSVGENKFVIPSLYIKQVTRIKKEEIKTIGNRETIKISNQVIPLLKLSDVLGISNSNGTMEKNGYLQIVVLCDSNNCIAYLVDEILTEQELLVKPLPEQYSQIKKVSAVTITGGGKVVPILNVSEVIKSSVSQPSPIVSEFVETKEAKKKKSILIAEDSITTRTLLQNMLETAGYEVTTAIDGIDAYSKLISGNFNLVISDVDMPRMNGFELARKIKSEKKLSEIPVILLTALDSEESLKQGMEVGADAYIVKSKFDQANLLEIVNQLI